Proteins encoded in a region of the Ruegeria sp. AD91A genome:
- a CDS encoding bifunctional aspartate transaminase/aspartate 4-decarboxylase, translating to MPESLNLHKFENLSPFQIKDELIMLAQKEARQMALPYLNAGRGNPNWIATKAREAFFLLGQFAMTEALRHRNEPKVGLAGMPQGPGCYDRLKAYCANSVEGNGPPGAETLVAVVDFALERFGFTPDDFVLELTDGIVGDHYPMPDRCMEHNEAIVHEYVMWAMCAGHRPDAKFEIYAVEGGTAAMCYIFKALKNQRLLNAGDTIALGTPIFTPYLEMPVLEDYGLNTVDVSSKEEDHFQLNDDDFEILSDPKVKALFLVNPGNPSSVAISPEVTTRLVEFVKNRRPDLIILTDDVYGTFVPNFQSILGHLPENTIGVYSYSKYFGCTGWRLGAILVAENNIFDKMIAEAPDETKAVVNARYETLTPDPSSFKFIDRIVADSRDVALNHTAGLSLPQQVMMTLFSLVELMDEEKAYQKFCWGILKHRFDELVEGMGIEVPDNPLFDKYYGIIDFEFWLRKYVGEEVVEWIKENVHPLDISFKLAQDHGIVLLNGSGFDAPNWSARVSFANLDDSAYRQIGRAVRAVATGYVQAYRASKGLPLHG from the coding sequence ATGCCAGAATCGCTCAACCTGCATAAATTTGAAAACCTAAGTCCTTTTCAAATCAAGGACGAACTTATCATGTTGGCGCAAAAAGAGGCGCGGCAGATGGCTCTGCCATACCTTAATGCCGGTCGAGGGAACCCTAACTGGATCGCCACCAAAGCTAGGGAGGCATTTTTCCTTTTGGGGCAGTTCGCCATGACAGAAGCGCTGCGCCATCGGAATGAGCCGAAGGTCGGTTTGGCTGGGATGCCGCAAGGGCCAGGTTGCTATGACCGGCTAAAAGCATATTGCGCCAATTCGGTTGAAGGAAACGGTCCTCCAGGTGCGGAAACTTTGGTGGCCGTAGTGGATTTTGCGCTTGAGAGATTTGGTTTTACACCGGACGATTTCGTGCTCGAGCTGACCGACGGTATTGTTGGCGACCACTACCCGATGCCCGACCGGTGCATGGAGCACAACGAGGCGATTGTCCACGAATACGTTATGTGGGCGATGTGCGCGGGGCACCGACCGGATGCGAAGTTCGAGATCTACGCTGTTGAGGGTGGAACCGCTGCGATGTGTTACATCTTCAAAGCACTCAAGAACCAGCGGTTGCTGAATGCCGGCGACACCATTGCGTTGGGTACACCGATTTTCACGCCCTATCTGGAAATGCCGGTACTTGAAGACTATGGGCTGAACACAGTGGATGTATCTTCGAAAGAAGAGGACCACTTTCAACTGAACGACGATGATTTCGAAATTTTGTCCGACCCGAAAGTCAAAGCACTATTTCTGGTCAACCCGGGCAACCCCTCTTCAGTCGCTATCAGCCCCGAGGTCACGACCCGACTTGTCGAGTTCGTAAAGAACCGCCGCCCGGACCTGATCATTCTGACTGACGATGTTTACGGGACCTTTGTTCCAAACTTTCAGTCCATCTTGGGGCACCTGCCTGAGAATACCATCGGGGTCTATTCGTACTCCAAGTATTTCGGTTGCACCGGGTGGCGTTTGGGCGCGATTTTGGTGGCCGAGAACAACATCTTCGACAAGATGATTGCGGAGGCTCCGGACGAAACCAAGGCCGTTGTCAACGCACGGTACGAAACGTTGACGCCTGATCCATCCTCGTTCAAGTTCATTGACCGGATCGTCGCCGACAGCCGCGATGTTGCGCTGAACCACACTGCAGGTCTATCGCTGCCGCAACAGGTGATGATGACCTTGTTTTCACTGGTCGAGCTTATGGACGAAGAGAAAGCCTATCAGAAATTCTGCTGGGGTATTCTGAAACATCGCTTTGACGAGTTGGTCGAAGGGATGGGCATCGAAGTTCCCGATAACCCGCTATTCGACAAATACTACGGTATCATCGACTTCGAATTCTGGCTCCGAAAATACGTGGGCGAAGAGGTGGTCGAATGGATCAAGGAGAATGTCCACCCGCTAGATATATCCTTCAAACTGGCTCAGGACCACGGGATCGTTTTGCTGAATGGATCGGGCTTTGACGCGCCCAATTGGTCGGCGCGGGTATCGTTCGCCAATTTGGATGATAGTGCTTACCGCCAGATCGGAAGAGCGGTGCGCGCAGTGGCCACCGGTTACGTGCAGGCCTACCGTGCCTCGAAAGGACTGCCTTTGCACGGTTGA
- a CDS encoding linear amide C-N hydrolase translates to MKQVSVLKLSKLVSSALLAVAITTQCALACTGIVLKSADGTTVPARTMEFGFDIQSNIFAVPSGTSIETLGLNPDVTGFAYEAKYGFLGANGLDMPIVFDGVNTEGLYFGAFYFAGDAVFSELTGENRDRAVSSEEMGNWILGQFSTVAEVKAALPSIDVVGTYVAEIDGFAPFHYAVTDSTGASIVIEYTKSGLTVYDNTVNAVTNNPSYDWHLTNLRNYVGLQSENRGLMTVGSENIAPFGQGSGLLGLPGDHSSPARFVRAVAFANTSLPSDDVDDAIFKAFHILNVFDIPKGSIREAVGDGIHTDYTLWTSAADTTNARYFYKTYLTQSVESIDVKKAVSSIKEPTTLIMESGFKVRDRTGEF, encoded by the coding sequence ATGAAACAAGTTAGTGTTCTGAAGCTAAGTAAGCTTGTGAGTTCGGCGTTGTTGGCCGTGGCTATAACGACTCAATGCGCCTTGGCATGCACAGGAATCGTTCTTAAGTCGGCAGACGGCACAACAGTGCCTGCGCGGACCATGGAATTTGGTTTTGACATTCAGTCAAATATTTTTGCGGTTCCATCCGGGACATCGATTGAAACACTCGGTTTGAATCCTGATGTGACGGGCTTCGCGTACGAGGCAAAATACGGCTTTCTAGGTGCAAACGGATTGGACATGCCAATTGTGTTTGATGGCGTTAACACAGAAGGCTTATACTTTGGCGCTTTTTACTTTGCCGGTGACGCGGTATTCTCTGAATTGACGGGTGAAAATCGCGACCGTGCCGTTTCATCCGAAGAAATGGGAAACTGGATTCTTGGCCAGTTCTCCACAGTCGCTGAAGTTAAAGCGGCACTTCCATCCATTGACGTCGTGGGTACGTACGTGGCCGAAATTGACGGATTTGCGCCGTTTCACTATGCGGTGACAGACTCAACGGGCGCCTCAATTGTTATTGAGTACACCAAGAGCGGCCTTACAGTTTATGACAACACAGTTAATGCTGTCACAAACAACCCATCTTACGATTGGCACCTGACCAATCTCAGAAATTATGTTGGCCTCCAAAGTGAAAATCGCGGTTTGATGACAGTAGGCTCAGAAAACATCGCGCCATTCGGACAAGGCAGCGGCCTGTTGGGCTTGCCGGGTGACCATTCATCTCCAGCTCGATTTGTCCGAGCTGTTGCTTTCGCGAACACATCTCTTCCGTCTGATGACGTTGACGACGCAATATTTAAAGCATTCCACATCTTGAACGTTTTTGACATTCCAAAGGGCTCTATTCGCGAGGCAGTTGGCGATGGCATACACACTGACTACACACTATGGACGTCAGCAGCTGACACAACCAACGCGCGTTACTTTTATAAAACGTATTTGACCCAAAGCGTTGAGAGCATTGACGTTAAAAAAGCTGTGTCGTCGATAAAAGAGCCTACAACGCTTATCATGGAAAGTGGTTTCAAGGTCCGTGACAGAACGGGTGAGTTTTAA
- the urtB gene encoding urea ABC transporter permease subunit UrtB, whose amino-acid sequence MLRLFLAGLAILFACLNANAQEGGLQPILQDHQEIIVKSSRKTIKPAIDALAASGLPQAQVMLETWAAKDMWMRKSDGLFFAGRKVEGRLYDLIDFDTGEVVGTFEKSDLKQLKPNSGIRAMIGTALVQFQLTDPDRKKRLAALKSIQRDPEGALLEPLRASIEDEPDVDLKAQKQRLERLLTIGYDEDIAARVAAIEEMSNDLGVDVRAALNPLLVTSRKTAADLPSDVNVAIVLEPGSDALSRDDAYHLLVASDLAAPPVLPDDLRLALAANIDGGRVGGIPVAQLNGNTARAQAYSTLAEAGLVPELVTEADIDTALGAHVFFETYAEPSTEVTAAAEKALEKIELKVGLNQTLDLTLDAVSLASIYFLAAIGLAITFGVMGVINMAHGEFIMMGAYTGYVVQQYVPDHTVSIIVAIPMAFAVTFAMGVAMERLVIRWLYARPLETLLATFGISIALQQLAKNIFGTQARPLTAPGWLDGAWVMNDVVSISYIRIAIFVLALIFLGLFLYIMKRTRLGLEMRAVTQNPRMAGSMGINPGRVNMLTFGLGSGIAGIAGVAIGLFAKVTSDLGNDYIVQSFMTVVVGGVGNIWGALAGAGMIGFLQKGIEWMNPSNTLAAQTYMIIFIIIFIQFRPRGIIALKGRAAGD is encoded by the coding sequence ATGTTAAGACTATTCCTTGCGGGCCTGGCAATTCTCTTCGCCTGCCTGAACGCCAACGCGCAAGAGGGTGGCCTGCAGCCGATCTTGCAGGATCATCAGGAGATCATTGTCAAAAGTTCGCGCAAGACGATCAAACCGGCGATTGATGCGCTTGCCGCCAGTGGGCTGCCGCAAGCGCAGGTGATGCTTGAGACATGGGCCGCCAAAGACATGTGGATGCGCAAGTCTGATGGTCTGTTCTTTGCCGGAAGAAAGGTCGAAGGGCGTTTGTACGACCTGATCGATTTCGACACGGGCGAAGTGGTCGGTACCTTTGAGAAATCCGACCTGAAGCAATTGAAACCCAACAGCGGTATCCGCGCTATGATCGGGACAGCACTGGTGCAGTTCCAGTTGACCGACCCGGACCGAAAGAAGCGCCTGGCCGCACTAAAATCCATTCAACGTGATCCCGAAGGCGCGCTGCTCGAACCTCTTCGTGCCTCGATCGAGGACGAGCCAGATGTGGATTTGAAGGCCCAGAAGCAACGGCTCGAACGGCTGCTGACTATTGGATACGACGAAGACATTGCGGCCCGCGTGGCTGCAATTGAAGAAATGTCGAACGATCTGGGTGTCGACGTCCGCGCGGCGTTGAACCCGTTACTCGTGACCTCACGAAAGACCGCTGCGGACCTGCCATCGGATGTTAACGTCGCCATCGTTCTGGAACCCGGATCAGACGCTTTGTCGCGGGATGACGCATACCACCTGTTGGTCGCGAGTGACTTGGCTGCGCCCCCTGTGTTGCCTGACGACCTCCGCCTGGCTTTGGCTGCGAACATTGATGGTGGCCGCGTAGGGGGCATCCCGGTCGCGCAACTGAACGGGAATACTGCGCGCGCGCAAGCCTACAGCACTCTGGCCGAAGCCGGACTTGTTCCTGAGTTGGTAACTGAGGCCGATATCGACACGGCGCTGGGCGCGCATGTGTTTTTTGAGACTTATGCCGAACCTTCCACCGAAGTAACCGCCGCTGCCGAAAAAGCGTTAGAGAAGATCGAACTGAAAGTTGGCCTAAACCAGACGCTCGACCTGACGTTGGACGCAGTCTCTCTGGCCTCGATCTATTTCCTTGCCGCAATTGGGTTGGCCATCACTTTCGGAGTGATGGGTGTAATCAACATGGCCCATGGCGAATTCATCATGATGGGTGCCTATACGGGCTATGTCGTTCAGCAGTACGTCCCCGACCATACGGTATCGATCATCGTTGCCATCCCAATGGCCTTTGCCGTCACGTTTGCCATGGGCGTCGCTATGGAGCGCCTGGTGATCCGTTGGCTTTATGCCCGCCCGTTGGAAACACTGCTGGCGACCTTTGGTATCTCGATTGCCTTGCAGCAACTAGCAAAGAACATCTTTGGTACACAGGCTCGACCTCTGACAGCTCCGGGTTGGCTGGACGGAGCCTGGGTGATGAACGATGTGGTCTCGATCAGCTATATCCGCATTGCGATCTTCGTACTGGCGCTGATCTTTCTGGGGCTGTTCCTTTATATCATGAAACGGACAAGGCTGGGGCTTGAGATGCGTGCGGTCACACAGAACCCGCGCATGGCCGGATCAATGGGGATCAACCCGGGGCGGGTGAATATGCTGACCTTCGGTCTCGGCTCCGGCATTGCTGGCATCGCGGGTGTCGCCATTGGCCTTTTTGCCAAGGTCACATCGGATCTGGGCAACGACTACATCGTGCAAAGTTTCATGACCGTAGTTGTCGGTGGTGTCGGCAACATCTGGGGCGCTCTGGCAGGCGCGGGGATGATCGGGTTCCTGCAGAAAGGGATCGAGTGGATGAACCCGTCGAACACGCTCGCGGCGCAAACCTACATGATCATCTTCATCATCATTTTCATCCAATTTCGACCACGAGGCATTATTGCCCTCAAAGGTCGCGCGGCGGGGGATTGA
- the aspT gene encoding aspartate-alanine antiporter — translation MELITEQLRAFPIMALFLCLGLGYGVGKFRVGKFELGGIAGTLLVAVFIGQIGGINLSTDVQNVFFSLFIFMVGYNGGPQFFAALNRTALTKLLAAFMMTLWGLFFVIVVARLAGLDKGLAAGLAAGGLTQSAIIGTAGNAIDLLGLAADEAEKLKTNIAVGYSVTYIFGSIGPILAVSVIPIIMRVDLRQEAIKLAQKLSGGGRKLEEGEFLPMNRFDARAYQVNADATIAGKPVKDIESGYDGDLIVERLLHDGAPVDPNPETVVNAGDVVVVSGLVATLTQFEVSASGEIGEYPPELTVVEERRNVVVTNRKLTGKTLAELSEALTADQRRGVHISKITRMGHDVPVLHNTEIHAGDEVSIVGHKDDLNRVAKVAGYVPPSASVTNFIALGIGVAIGYLIGEISFVIAGTKVALGSGLGCLVTGLIIGYMRIRRPKIGGINRGAANFLQSFGLAVFVGVVGLNAGKPALEAIQEYGITLLLLGVVVTLMPMIVQFPINYFALRIKNPIEACAVVTGSRSGNPGFATLLEKAGNSTPTPAFTMTYAVANIFLTLWGPLVVAFVP, via the coding sequence ATGGAATTGATTACAGAACAGCTGCGCGCCTTCCCGATCATGGCACTGTTTCTTTGTCTGGGTCTGGGATACGGCGTAGGGAAGTTTCGGGTCGGCAAGTTCGAACTGGGGGGCATCGCTGGTACGTTGTTGGTGGCGGTCTTCATTGGCCAAATCGGCGGTATCAACCTTAGCACCGATGTTCAGAATGTTTTCTTTTCCCTCTTCATTTTTATGGTTGGCTATAATGGCGGGCCTCAATTTTTTGCGGCTTTGAACCGAACTGCGCTGACCAAGTTACTTGCCGCGTTTATGATGACCCTCTGGGGGTTGTTCTTTGTTATTGTTGTTGCTCGGTTGGCCGGCTTGGATAAAGGGTTGGCGGCTGGATTGGCCGCTGGTGGCCTGACACAATCTGCAATCATCGGCACCGCTGGAAATGCCATAGATCTGCTTGGGTTGGCCGCAGATGAGGCGGAAAAGTTGAAAACCAACATCGCCGTAGGATACTCGGTTACTTATATCTTCGGCTCGATCGGCCCAATTTTGGCAGTTAGTGTCATTCCAATCATCATGCGTGTCGACCTGCGGCAAGAAGCGATTAAGCTGGCTCAGAAACTCAGCGGCGGCGGTCGCAAACTAGAGGAAGGTGAGTTCCTTCCTATGAACCGGTTTGACGCCCGAGCCTATCAGGTAAATGCCGATGCAACCATTGCCGGAAAACCCGTTAAAGACATCGAAAGCGGCTATGATGGTGATCTGATCGTTGAACGGTTACTCCACGATGGCGCTCCTGTGGATCCGAATCCTGAAACAGTGGTCAATGCAGGAGACGTTGTGGTCGTCTCTGGCCTCGTAGCGACTTTGACCCAGTTCGAGGTTAGCGCCAGTGGTGAAATCGGAGAGTATCCTCCTGAACTGACGGTTGTAGAGGAACGCCGTAACGTAGTGGTCACCAACCGCAAACTGACTGGCAAAACCTTGGCAGAATTGAGCGAGGCTCTGACAGCGGATCAGAGGCGCGGTGTTCACATCTCAAAGATCACCCGCATGGGCCATGATGTCCCTGTCCTGCACAACACTGAGATCCACGCAGGTGACGAGGTCAGCATTGTCGGACACAAGGACGATCTGAATCGAGTTGCGAAAGTAGCGGGCTACGTTCCGCCTTCGGCCTCGGTAACCAATTTCATTGCATTGGGGATCGGCGTGGCCATCGGCTATCTGATAGGAGAAATCAGTTTTGTCATCGCAGGAACGAAGGTGGCTTTAGGGTCCGGCCTCGGATGCCTGGTTACAGGGTTGATCATCGGTTATATGCGCATCCGGCGACCCAAGATCGGTGGTATTAACCGTGGAGCCGCTAATTTCCTTCAGAGCTTTGGATTAGCTGTGTTTGTTGGTGTCGTTGGCCTCAATGCAGGCAAGCCCGCACTAGAGGCGATTCAGGAATATGGGATCACGCTGCTGCTGTTGGGTGTGGTGGTTACATTGATGCCCATGATCGTGCAGTTCCCAATCAACTATTTCGCCCTGCGTATTAAAAACCCGATTGAGGCCTGTGCGGTTGTGACCGGATCACGCTCGGGCAATCCCGGTTTTGCGACACTATTGGAAAAGGCCGGGAACTCGACTCCCACACCAGCCTTCACCATGACCTATGCTGTGGCCAACATCTTCCTGACGCTCTGGGGGCCGTTGGTTGTGGCTTTTGTTCCGTAA
- the urtC gene encoding urea ABC transporter permease subunit UrtC, with protein sequence MERSFVAKNPSVLVFLAILSLFTLGVTVLSEGFGIGVISTSFVKTLGKTLCLCLIAVAMDLVWGFTGILSLGHFAFFGLGGYMIGMWLMYERTRLIVVESLSQADIPPTPTEVVDAIGTQIFGVVGSSEFPLIWAFSHSLTLQLILVVVVPGLLALIFGWLAFRSRVTGVYLSILTQAMTLALALYLFQNDSGLRGNNGLSGLQNLPGVTVSQDVVSLWFLWASALALGLGYMLAAWIVSGKFGSVLRGIRDNEARVRFLGYSVEAYKLAVFTLTACIAAIAGALYYPQAGIVNPEEMAPIASIYLAVWVAIGGRGRLYGAVIGAAFVSLLSTWFTGGQAPDILLGFYTIKWVDWWQVLLGVSFVLVTLFAPQGIGGLFDLYTNQRHPDRHGANLGPDEGALREKEASQ encoded by the coding sequence ATGGAACGTAGTTTTGTTGCTAAGAACCCATCTGTACTGGTCTTTCTGGCCATCCTGTCGCTGTTCACGCTGGGTGTAACTGTCCTGTCCGAAGGGTTCGGGATCGGTGTGATCTCAACCAGTTTCGTCAAAACGCTGGGCAAGACCCTGTGCCTGTGTCTGATCGCGGTCGCGATGGATCTGGTTTGGGGTTTCACCGGCATTCTATCACTAGGCCATTTCGCTTTCTTCGGGCTCGGTGGCTATATGATCGGCATGTGGCTGATGTACGAACGCACCCGGCTGATCGTGGTCGAGTCATTGTCACAAGCCGACATCCCGCCAACGCCTACCGAAGTTGTGGACGCCATCGGCACTCAGATTTTCGGCGTAGTCGGATCATCCGAATTCCCGCTGATCTGGGCGTTTTCGCACAGCTTGACGCTGCAGTTGATACTGGTCGTTGTGGTGCCTGGCCTGCTGGCACTGATCTTTGGCTGGCTGGCCTTCCGCAGTCGAGTGACCGGCGTCTATCTGTCGATCCTGACGCAAGCAATGACACTGGCTCTGGCTTTGTATCTGTTTCAGAACGACAGCGGTTTGCGCGGCAACAATGGCTTGTCAGGCTTGCAGAACCTGCCCGGTGTCACTGTCTCTCAGGACGTCGTTTCGCTCTGGTTCCTATGGGCTTCGGCTTTGGCGTTGGGGCTGGGTTACATGCTGGCGGCATGGATCGTGTCGGGCAAGTTCGGCTCAGTCCTGCGCGGAATTCGCGACAACGAGGCGCGGGTTCGGTTCCTCGGCTATTCGGTCGAAGCCTACAAGTTGGCTGTCTTCACCCTGACGGCTTGCATCGCCGCAATCGCGGGTGCGCTGTATTATCCGCAGGCTGGCATCGTCAACCCCGAGGAGATGGCCCCCATCGCCTCAATATATCTGGCCGTCTGGGTCGCCATCGGCGGGCGGGGCCGGCTGTATGGTGCGGTCATCGGCGCGGCTTTTGTCAGCCTGCTGAGCACGTGGTTCACGGGCGGGCAGGCCCCGGATATCCTGCTTGGCTTTTACACGATCAAATGGGTCGACTGGTGGCAAGTGCTGCTGGGTGTGTCCTTTGTGCTGGTCACGCTGTTTGCTCCGCAAGGTATCGGAGGTTTGTTCGACTTGTATACCAACCAGCGTCATCCTGATCGGCATGGTGCTAATCTGGGGCCGGATGAAGGCGCTTTGCGTGAGAAAGAGGCCAGCCAATGA
- the urtE gene encoding urea ABC transporter ATP-binding subunit UrtE translates to MLKLTDLTLHYGHSQILNGISMEALQGEVTCVMGTNGVGKTSLMKAISGTHPRSGGELELDGKQMGILPAHQMAWKGVAFVPQGREIFPLLTVRENLETGFSCLPASEHFVPDGIFDMFPVLKKMQNRRGGDLSGGQQQQLAIARALITKPRLLLLDEPTEGIQPNIIQQIGEVIRHLRKTSGMAIVLVEQYFDFAYDLADRFVVLRRGEVMVKGTRDDLTRDQVLRAVTV, encoded by the coding sequence ATGTTGAAGCTGACCGATCTGACTTTGCACTATGGGCACTCGCAAATCCTCAATGGGATTTCCATGGAAGCTTTGCAGGGTGAAGTAACGTGCGTCATGGGGACCAACGGTGTCGGAAAAACCAGTCTGATGAAGGCAATCTCAGGGACGCATCCCCGTTCCGGTGGCGAACTGGAGCTTGACGGAAAGCAAATGGGTATCTTACCTGCTCATCAGATGGCCTGGAAAGGTGTGGCATTTGTCCCCCAAGGTCGCGAAATATTCCCATTGCTCACGGTTCGAGAAAATCTGGAAACAGGTTTCTCCTGTCTGCCTGCCAGCGAACATTTCGTCCCAGATGGTATTTTTGATATGTTCCCGGTCCTCAAAAAAATGCAGAACCGGCGCGGGGGAGACCTTTCCGGCGGGCAGCAGCAACAGTTGGCCATCGCGCGTGCACTGATCACAAAACCGCGCCTGCTGCTGCTGGATGAGCCAACCGAAGGTATTCAGCCGAACATAATCCAACAGATTGGCGAAGTGATCCGGCACCTCAGAAAGACGAGCGGAATGGCAATTGTCTTAGTCGAGCAGTATTTCGACTTCGCATATGATCTTGCCGACAGGTTTGTTGTGTTGCGACGTGGCGAAGTCATGGTCAAAGGCACACGAGATGACCTGACGCGCGATCAAGTGTTGCGGGCCGTAACAGTTTAG
- the urtD gene encoding urea ABC transporter ATP-binding protein UrtD — protein sequence MSTLLEVSGVSVTFDGFRAINNLSFQIGEAELRSVIGPNGAGKTTFMDIITGKTRPDEGRIIWGEKSVSLLDMTEAKIAQAGIGRKFQKPTVFEDQSVRDNLLMALKKNRGWVGVLLYRPSKSDLQKVEDLATEIGLYLELSRKSGELSHGQKQWLEIGMLLAQDPRLLLVDEPAAGMTPQEREHTTDLLVQAARTRAVVVVEHDMEFVRRLNCKVTVLHEGSVLAEGSLDHVTSNQDVIDVYLGR from the coding sequence ATGAGCACCTTGTTAGAAGTAAGTGGCGTATCGGTTACCTTCGACGGGTTCCGCGCTATCAACAACTTGTCCTTCCAGATTGGTGAAGCGGAGCTACGTTCCGTGATTGGCCCGAATGGGGCTGGCAAGACTACGTTTATGGACATCATCACCGGCAAGACCCGGCCAGATGAGGGGCGGATCATATGGGGTGAAAAGTCCGTATCTTTGTTGGATATGACCGAGGCAAAAATCGCGCAGGCGGGAATCGGGCGGAAGTTTCAGAAGCCCACGGTTTTCGAGGATCAGTCCGTGCGCGATAATCTACTTATGGCGCTCAAGAAAAATCGTGGCTGGGTTGGTGTGCTGCTTTACCGTCCGTCCAAAAGTGATTTGCAGAAGGTCGAGGACCTAGCCACCGAAATTGGGCTTTATCTGGAACTGAGCCGGAAGTCAGGTGAACTGAGCCACGGGCAGAAGCAATGGTTGGAAATTGGTATGCTGCTTGCGCAGGACCCACGTCTGCTGTTGGTTGACGAACCCGCCGCAGGCATGACCCCGCAAGAGCGCGAACATACCACAGACTTGCTGGTTCAAGCTGCAAGGACCCGCGCGGTTGTGGTCGTTGAACATGACATGGAATTTGTCAGGCGCCTGAACTGCAAAGTAACGGTTTTGCATGAAGGATCCGTATTAGCCGAGGGCAGTCTTGATCACGTGACATCAAATCAGGACGTCATCGATGTCTATCTGGGGCGCTAG